The Gordonia terrae genome contains the following window.
TCGTCGGCCGGATCCTCGGTGGTGATGCGGCACTGCATCGCCGCACCGCGGATCTGTAGCCCGTCCTGACTCAGACCGAGGTCGTCGAGCGATTCACCCGAGGCGATCCGCAACTGCGCGGCAACCAGATCCAAGTCGGTGGTCTCCTCGGTCACCGTGTGCTCGACCTGGATTCGCGGATTCATCTCGATGAACACGTGCCTGCCGTGTTCATCGAGCAGAAACTCGACGGTACCTGCGCAGGTGTATCCGATGTGTCGCGCGAAAGCGACTGCATCAGAACACATCCGTTCACGGAGCTCAGCGGACAAGTTTGGTGCCGGCGCCAGCTCGATCACCTTCTGGTGACGGCGCTGCACCGAGCAGTCCCGCTCGAAGAGATGGATCACGTTGCCCTGGGTGTCGGCGAGGATCTGCACCTCGATGTGGCGCGGGTTGACGACAGCCTGTTCCAGGAACACCGTCGCATCACCGAAGGCGGCCTCGGCCTCCCGAGAGGCCGCTCTGATCGCTTCGGCAAGGCCGGCGATCTCCTCCACCCGGCGCATACCTCGGCCCCCGCCGCCGGCGACGGCTTTCACGAACACCGGGAAGTCCATGTCGTTCGCGGCCCGCACCAACTCGTCCACATCCGCCGACGGCTCCGACGACGCCAGCACCGGCAGTCCGGCCGCCTTGGCCGCGGCCACCGCCGTCGCCTTGTTACCGGTCAGCTCCAGCACATCGGTCGACGGCCCGACGAACGTGATCCCCGCCTTCCCGCACGCCCGCGCCAATTCCTGGTTCTCCGAGAGGAATCCATAACCCGGGTAGATCGCGTCGGCACCCGAGCGTTCAGCTGCCGCGATCATCTCCTCGACCGACAGGTACGCGCGCACCGGTTGACCCGGATTCCCGATCTGATACGACTCATCGGCTTTGGCCCGGTGCACGGAGTTCCGGTCTTCGTAGGGGAACACCGCCACCGTGCGGGCACCGAGTTCGAAGGATGCGCGGAAGGCGCGCACAGCGATCTCGCCGCGATTGGCGACCAGGACTTTCTCGAACACGTGGCTCTCTCTCGTCGGGCTGGGGTGTGGTGGCCAGGGCGCGGTGGTTGTCAGGCCGAGGTCAGTGCCCGCTGGGGCGATCCGGAGTACTGACTGAGCGGGCGTATCAATGCGTTGGAGTCGACTTGTTCCATGACGTGGGCGGTCCAACCGGTGATCCGGCTCATCACGAAGATCGGCGTGAAGGAGCCGATGTCGAAACCCATCAGGTAATACGCAGGACCCGTGGGGAAATCGAGGTTCGGTTTGATCCCCGTCCGTGCGTCCATGACGGCTTCGAGTTCGGAGTAGATCTCGCACCATTTGGTCTCACCGAGATGATTCGCAACGTCGAGGAGGGCCCTCTTCATGGTCGGCACTCGCGAGTCACCGTTCTTGTAGACGCGATGGCCGAATCCCATGACCTTCTCCTTGGCGTCGAGTTTCGCGTTGAGCCACTGCGCGGCGCGGTCGGGGCGGTCGATGTCGATCATGTCGTACATGACGGCCTCGTTGGCCCCACCGTGCAGCGATCCCTTCAGCGCACCGATCGCCGCGGTGACCGCACTGTAGATGTCCGACTGTGTCGAGGTGACCACGCGGGCGGCGAACGTAGATGCGTTGAAACTGTGTTCGGCGTAGAGCACCATCGACTTCTCGAACGCCCGGACGATCACCGGATCGGGAACCTCACCGAAGCACATGTTCAGGAAGTTCTCGGCATACCCCAGTCCGTGGTGCGGAGCGATGGGATCCTGACCGCGACGGCGACGCATGTCGGCGGCGACTATGGTCGGCAGGACAGCGAACATCCGTAACGATTTGTCGTAGTTGGCTTCCGGGGTACTGAGTTCTTCGTCGGGGTCCTCGGTACCCAGGAAACTGATCGCGGTGCGCACCACGTCCATCGGGTGACAGTTCTCCGGAATACGGTGCACGACAGACAGAATTGTTCGATCGAGTCGCCGGCTGGCGCGTTCACGCTGCGTGAACAGCGCCAGTTGCCCGTCGGTGGGGAGTTCGCCGTGCCAGAGCAGGTAGGCGACCTGCTCGAACGAGCAGTGCTCGGCGAGATCCTGCACGGCGTACCCGCGATAGGTCAGCGAATTGGTCTCGGGGACGACCTTGGAGATGGCCGTGGTGTCGACGACGACACCGGCGAGCCCCTTGTAGATGGTGGGGGTCTCGACAGTGTCGGCGGCGCCCGCGTCGGCTGTGGTCATTGCGGTGCTCCCTCGATGGTGAAGTCGAACAGGTCGGAGTCGAAGTCGTTGTAGTCCTCGTAACGAAGCAGTTCGTACAGCCTGCTGCGGTGCTGCATGTGGTCGATCAACCCGGATTGTGTTCCCTGCGCGTCAATGTCGCGCAGGCCGCGCTCGACCGCGCCCATTGCGATCCGCAGCGTGGTCACCGGATAGATGACGGCGTTGTAACCGACACTCGTCAACTGCTCGGCGGTCAACAGGTCGGACTTGCCGAACTCGGTCATGTTGGCG
Protein-coding sequences here:
- a CDS encoding bifunctional 2-methylcitrate synthase/citrate synthase codes for the protein MTTADAGAADTVETPTIYKGLAGVVVDTTAISKVVPETNSLTYRGYAVQDLAEHCSFEQVAYLLWHGELPTDGQLALFTQRERASRRLDRTILSVVHRIPENCHPMDVVRTAISFLGTEDPDEELSTPEANYDKSLRMFAVLPTIVAADMRRRRGQDPIAPHHGLGYAENFLNMCFGEVPDPVIVRAFEKSMVLYAEHSFNASTFAARVVTSTQSDIYSAVTAAIGALKGSLHGGANEAVMYDMIDIDRPDRAAQWLNAKLDAKEKVMGFGHRVYKNGDSRVPTMKRALLDVANHLGETKWCEIYSELEAVMDARTGIKPNLDFPTGPAYYLMGFDIGSFTPIFVMSRITGWTAHVMEQVDSNALIRPLSQYSGSPQRALTSA